A single genomic interval of Nocardioides palaemonis harbors:
- a CDS encoding flavin-containing monooxygenase, which yields MATSTVLVIGSGFGGQLAAMTLLRRGLDVTILERRDFMGGTWCQNSYPGAAVDVPSPLYSIASEPWPWTQMYADQAELRAYTEHVIDAHRLRERTVLGADVTAAEWDGTQWCVRTSDGAEHRARFLVNATGPLSTPVVPDFPGLADFEGASFHTNGWDHDVDLAGARVAVVGSGASAAQVIPAIQPEAGRLHVFQRSPHWVMPRRDHVFTPWQRRLLRARPLQRALRTWIYWRLETRVIGFKHSRFLLRRAAQRAALQHIEAQVPDPELRAKVTPDYTLGCKRVILSDTLYPALSAANTTLHDRHDAIDHFDATGVVTASGEHLDLDVVVFSTGYDATDGLVAHDVRGRDGVRLADVWHDFPRAYLGTAVPGFPNFFVVTGPNTGIGHTSAIFVIESQMAYLERAIGAVVDSPEASIEVTAGAEDDYTAMIHREMEHTVWHDGGCTSWYQSRSGRVVAMFPGFSFSFRRLARRFRPEHHVISTVTSTADERIPA from the coding sequence GCGCGGCGGTCGACGTCCCGTCGCCGCTCTACTCGATCGCCTCGGAGCCGTGGCCCTGGACCCAGATGTACGCCGACCAGGCCGAGCTCCGCGCCTACACCGAGCACGTCATCGACGCCCACCGGCTCCGCGAGCGCACGGTCCTCGGGGCCGACGTGACGGCGGCGGAGTGGGACGGGACGCAGTGGTGCGTGCGCACCAGCGACGGTGCTGAGCACCGGGCCCGCTTCCTGGTCAACGCGACCGGTCCGCTGAGCACGCCGGTCGTGCCGGACTTCCCCGGGCTCGCCGACTTCGAGGGCGCCTCCTTCCACACCAACGGCTGGGACCACGACGTCGACCTCGCCGGCGCGCGGGTCGCGGTGGTCGGCTCGGGCGCGAGCGCCGCCCAGGTGATCCCGGCGATCCAGCCGGAGGCCGGTCGCCTGCACGTCTTCCAGCGCAGCCCGCACTGGGTGATGCCGCGCCGCGACCACGTCTTCACGCCGTGGCAGCGCCGCCTGCTGCGCGCGCGACCTCTCCAGCGCGCGTTGCGCACCTGGATCTACTGGCGGCTCGAGACCCGCGTGATCGGCTTCAAGCACAGCCGCTTCCTGCTGCGTCGCGCGGCCCAGCGTGCCGCGCTGCAGCACATCGAAGCGCAGGTGCCCGACCCGGAGCTGCGGGCGAAGGTCACGCCCGACTACACGCTGGGCTGCAAGCGGGTGATCCTGTCCGACACGCTCTACCCCGCGCTGTCGGCCGCGAACACCACGCTGCACGACCGCCACGACGCCATCGACCACTTCGACGCGACGGGTGTCGTGACCGCCTCGGGCGAGCACCTCGACCTCGACGTCGTGGTCTTCTCCACCGGCTACGACGCCACCGACGGCCTCGTCGCCCACGACGTGCGCGGTCGCGACGGCGTACGCCTGGCCGACGTGTGGCACGACTTCCCGCGGGCCTACCTCGGCACGGCCGTCCCGGGCTTCCCCAACTTCTTCGTCGTCACCGGCCCCAACACCGGCATCGGCCACACGAGCGCGATCTTCGTCATCGAGTCGCAGATGGCCTACCTCGAGCGCGCGATCGGCGCGGTCGTCGACTCCCCCGAGGCGAGCATCGAGGTCACCGCCGGCGCCGAGGACGACTACACGGCGATGATCCACCGCGAGATGGAGCACACGGTGTGGCACGACGGCGGCTGCACGTCGTGGTACCAGTCGCGCTCGGGCCGCGTGGTCGCGATGTTCCCCGGCTTCTCCTTCTCCTTCCGCCGCCTCGCGCGGCGCTTCCGCCCCGAGCACCACGTCATCAGCACCGTCACCAGCACCGCCGACGAGAGGATCCCCGCATGA